The following are from one region of the Deltaproteobacteria bacterium genome:
- a CDS encoding UDP-N-acetylmuramoyl-L-alanyl-D-glutamate--2,6-diaminopimelate ligase, which translates to MKIKELIKNLPGSHVIGNADIPVRGITYDSRQVNRDFIFAAVKGQHLDGRAFVKDALARGASAVILEEAFGDLNAVQIIVPDAREAMASVAAAFYGEPCRNMTLIGVTGTNGKTTITYLVESILRTAGFNAGVVGTINYRYKDKIFNAPHTTPEAPDLQRIFRAMLDSGVTHCVMEVSSHSLAQKRVFGSRIVGGVFTNLTQDHLDYHKTMEEYFESKSMLFTDFVARERDGFAVINTDDPWGKRLLNCKLQIANCKFIRYSLKQDAEIYPVKVSFSERGIEAMLDTPIGSVKISSALLGEYNLQNIMAAVGVGIGLALDKKTIEKGIAALKRVPGRLERIISEDGFQAVVDYAHTGDALERVIVALKPLAKKRLITVFGCGGDRDRGKRPVMGEIAARLSDFTVITSDNPRSEDPMEIIKEIEAGIKGCPKILDFKSEITHGYRTIPDRHEAIMAAVNLAAAGDIILVAGKGHEDYQIIGDRNIPFEDTKEIKAAMEVKYRSQKSVVSSQ; encoded by the coding sequence ATGAAGATAAAAGAATTGATAAAAAATCTTCCAGGTAGTCATGTTATCGGCAATGCCGATATACCTGTCCGTGGCATTACCTATGATTCGAGGCAGGTGAACAGGGATTTTATTTTCGCTGCTGTCAAAGGGCAGCATCTTGACGGCCGTGCCTTTGTCAAGGATGCATTGGCGCGGGGGGCTTCTGCTGTTATCCTGGAAGAGGCTTTTGGGGACCTCAATGCAGTCCAGATAATAGTGCCTGATGCAAGGGAGGCGATGGCAAGTGTGGCCGCGGCATTTTATGGAGAGCCTTGCAGAAACATGACCCTTATTGGCGTAACAGGGACAAATGGAAAGACAACCATAACATACCTTGTAGAGTCAATATTGAGGACTGCCGGTTTCAATGCCGGGGTTGTGGGCACGATTAACTACCGCTATAAGGATAAAATTTTTAATGCGCCGCATACAACACCAGAGGCGCCTGACCTTCAAAGGATTTTCAGAGCAATGTTAGACAGCGGTGTGACTCATTGCGTTATGGAGGTTTCTTCTCACAGCCTTGCGCAAAAAAGGGTTTTTGGCTCAAGGATTGTTGGCGGGGTATTTACAAATCTTACTCAGGACCACCTTGATTACCACAAGACAATGGAGGAGTATTTTGAAAGCAAGTCCATGTTATTTACTGATTTTGTGGCCAGAGAAAGGGATGGTTTTGCAGTAATAAACACAGACGACCCATGGGGAAAGAGATTGTTAAATTGCAAATTGCAAATTGCAAATTGCAAATTTATCAGATACAGCCTTAAACAGGATGCGGAGATTTATCCTGTTAAAGTTTCGTTTTCCGAAAGAGGCATAGAGGCCATGCTTGATACACCTATTGGCTCTGTAAAGATTTCTTCGGCGCTTTTGGGCGAATATAATCTGCAAAATATTATGGCAGCGGTCGGTGTTGGCATCGGCCTTGCGCTGGATAAAAAGACTATAGAAAAAGGTATTGCTGCTCTAAAAAGAGTTCCAGGCAGGCTTGAAAGAATTATTTCGGAAGACGGTTTCCAGGCCGTAGTTGATTATGCCCATACAGGAGATGCATTGGAGAGGGTGATTGTCGCATTAAAGCCGCTTGCGAAGAAGAGGCTTATCACTGTATTCGGCTGCGGCGGCGACAGGGACAGGGGCAAAAGGCCTGTGATGGGAGAAATTGCAGCAAGGCTGAGCGATTTCACGGTAATCACATCAGATAATCCGAGAAGCGAAGATCCGATGGAGATTATAAAAGAGATTGAGGCGGGAATAAAAGGTTGTCCAAAGATACTGGATTTTAAATCCGAAATTACTCATGGTTATAGAACCATACCTGACAGGCATGAGGCAATAATGGCCGCTGTAAATCTTGCGGCTGCGGGCGATATTATCCTTGTTGCCGGCAAGGGGCATGAGGATTACCAGATAATCGGCGACAGGAATATTCCCTTTGAGGATACAAAGGAGATAAAGGCTGCAATGGAGGTTAAATACAGAAGTCAGAAGTCGGTAGTCAGTAGTCAGTAG
- the murF gene encoding UDP-N-acetylmuramoyl-tripeptide--D-alanyl-D-alanine ligase — protein sequence MVRLKIKEVLKTVHGCLASGGSEGLINGVSTDSRTVNKGELFFALKGPRFDGNKFVGDVFKKGAAGAVVSSEARSYGLQFGIVEVIDTLKALGDLALYWRERHLVPLIAISGSCGKTTTKDMIASILKNSRPIIKTEGNLNNLIGLPLTIFNLNNIHKAAVVELGISEKGEMKRLAQICKPDVAVLTNIGEAHTATLNNVEGVASAKGELFESMDDNGTAIINIDDPWLKKIAENINVKKITFSLKSKADVMLKEASVKRQEAKSSSGISASFLVMGEEIPVKLKYTGTHNLYNAAAAIAATFPLGVTKEEIMEGLYAAETMHGRMEIVTLRNGITIIDDTYNANPLSMEAALKTLADMEGRKIAVLGDMFELGEMSDDAHKKVGMFAQDTGIDMLFTIGVYSDALVSGAMEKGMLPDKIYKAHDKAELIKALNNVVKEGDVILIKGSRAAAMEEIVEGLKIAN from the coding sequence ATGGTTAGGCTCAAGATAAAAGAAGTTTTAAAGACTGTGCACGGTTGTCTTGCAAGCGGGGGCAGTGAGGGTTTAATCAACGGCGTTTCAACAGACTCCCGCACTGTAAATAAAGGAGAGCTTTTCTTTGCCTTAAAAGGGCCGCGGTTTGACGGCAATAAATTTGTTGGCGATGTGTTTAAGAAAGGGGCGGCAGGGGCTGTGGTATCGTCAGAAGCCAGAAGTTATGGTTTGCAATTTGGGATAGTTGAGGTTATTGATACGCTTAAAGCCCTCGGTGATCTTGCGCTATACTGGAGAGAGAGGCATCTCGTCCCGCTTATAGCGATAAGCGGCAGTTGCGGCAAGACAACAACAAAGGATATGATAGCGTCTATACTTAAAAACTCGCGTCCTATTATAAAGACCGAAGGAAATCTCAATAATCTTATTGGTCTTCCTCTTACGATATTCAACCTTAACAACATCCACAAGGCCGCTGTGGTTGAGCTTGGAATAAGCGAAAAAGGCGAGATGAAAAGGCTCGCTCAAATTTGCAAACCAGATGTGGCTGTTCTTACAAATATCGGCGAGGCGCATACAGCTACACTTAACAACGTAGAGGGTGTTGCATCCGCAAAGGGTGAACTCTTTGAAAGCATGGATGACAATGGGACCGCTATAATAAATATTGATGACCCATGGCTTAAAAAGATAGCAGAGAATATCAACGTAAAAAAGATTACCTTCAGCTTAAAGTCAAAGGCGGATGTGATGTTAAAAGAGGCGAGTGTCAAGAGGCAAGAGGCAAAAAGTTCATCAGGAATATCCGCCTCATTCTTAGTTATGGGAGAAGAAATTCCTGTGAAGTTAAAATATACAGGTACGCATAATCTCTATAATGCCGCAGCAGCCATTGCAGCTACATTTCCCCTTGGTGTAACAAAAGAAGAGATAATGGAAGGACTCTATGCCGCGGAAACTATGCACGGCAGGATGGAAATAGTTACCTTGAGAAATGGAATAACAATCATTGACGATACATACAACGCCAACCCGCTCTCTATGGAAGCGGCTCTAAAGACGCTTGCAGATATGGAGGGCAGAAAGATTGCAGTCCTTGGCGATATGTTTGAGCTGGGAGAGATGTCAGACGATGCCCATAAAAAGGTAGGGATGTTTGCGCAGGATACCGGCATAGATATGCTTTTTACTATCGGTGTTTATAGCGATGCTCTGGTAAGCGGAGCAATGGAAAAAGGTATGTTGCCGGATAAAATATACAAGGCACATGATAAGGCAGAGCTGATTAAGGCGCTTAACAATGTAGTGAAGGAAGGCGATGTTATTCTGATAAAGGGTTCAAGGGCGGCTGCAATGGAGGAGATAGTAGAAGGGCTAAAAATTGCAAATTGA
- the mraY gene encoding phospho-N-acetylmuramoyl-pentapeptide-transferase, whose amino-acid sequence MLYHLLYPLVKYHTLFNVFQYITFRTIYAVVTALVLSFLSGPYIIRKLSLMQIGQVIRNDGPARHLSKEGTPTMGGIIILFCIIVPTLLWANLKNPYVWLLITVTSGFGIVGFIDDYKKWAQKDSRGLRPSHKLLGQCIIALGAALFLYFTGFNTSITVPFFKNVVIAMGWVYIPFVILVIVGASNAVNLTDGLDGLAIGPITIAAATYMLFTYLTGHTKIANYLQIMYVPNSGELTIFAGAMVGASLGFLWFNSYPAQVFMGDVGSLALGGTLGTLAIITKQEILLVLVGGVFVVEALSVIFQVGSFKLRGKRIFRMAPIHHHFELNGWSEPKIIVRFWIISIILSLIAISTLKLR is encoded by the coding sequence ATGTTATACCATTTATTATATCCTTTAGTTAAATACCACACCCTGTTTAATGTATTTCAATACATTACATTCAGGACAATCTATGCGGTTGTGACTGCCCTGGTCTTAAGTTTTCTGAGCGGACCTTATATTATAAGAAAGCTCTCTCTTATGCAGATAGGCCAGGTGATAAGAAATGATGGTCCGGCAAGACATTTGAGTAAAGAGGGAACGCCGACAATGGGCGGTATAATCATCCTTTTTTGTATAATTGTTCCGACCTTGCTGTGGGCAAATCTTAAAAATCCGTATGTGTGGCTGCTGATAACGGTTACGTCCGGATTTGGCATAGTAGGTTTTATAGATGACTATAAAAAATGGGCGCAAAAGGACAGCCGGGGGCTGCGGCCCAGTCATAAGCTTCTCGGACAGTGCATCATCGCCCTCGGCGCAGCCTTATTTCTGTATTTCACAGGGTTTAACACTTCCATTACTGTTCCATTTTTTAAGAATGTAGTAATAGCGATGGGGTGGGTCTATATCCCATTTGTTATCCTTGTTATAGTCGGGGCGTCAAATGCAGTAAATCTCACAGATGGATTAGATGGCCTTGCTATAGGGCCGATAACAATAGCAGCAGCAACCTATATGCTTTTTACCTATCTTACAGGCCATACCAAGATAGCAAATTACCTCCAGATAATGTATGTGCCAAATAGCGGGGAGCTGACCATATTTGCAGGGGCTATGGTCGGAGCAAGCCTTGGTTTTCTGTGGTTTAACAGTTATCCTGCCCAGGTATTTATGGGAGATGTGGGGTCGCTTGCGCTGGGAGGGACATTGGGGACATTAGCAATTATTACAAAGCAGGAAATACTACTGGTTCTAGTTGGGGGTGTGTTTGTAGTTGAGGCGCTTTCAGTGATCTTTCAGGTGGGGTCGTTCAAACTCAGGGGTAAAAGGATATTCAGGATGGCCCCGATACATCATCATTTTGAATTAAACGGCTGGTCTGAGCCGAAGATCATAGTGAGGTTTTGGATAATATCCATAATACTATCGCTCATAGCAATAAGCACATTGAAACTCCGATGA
- the murD gene encoding UDP-N-acetylmuramoyl-L-alanine--D-glutamate ligase, translated as MIMQTTISKERPPLDLRDRNVLVVGLARTGVSTARFLKEKGAIVAATDILPASQIKDIDDLCSNGIEVETGGHSIKRFLNAHLIILSPGVFPDIEPLKEARKKGVEIISEVELAFNFIKEPIVAIAGTNGKTTTTTLIGKILESGGNKVFVGGNIGLPLIEYVASNQSADYIVVEVSSFQLEGTRKFRPHIAVLLNITEDHLDRYASFDEYAAAKFRLFENMEEGDVAIVNFDDTTINSKLKTQNSKPKVIPFSSSKILKEGVCYNNNSINYSVGGVKESYPTANFKLKGIHNIENIMASIAAAKACGVSRDAILKTIEEFKGLPHRMELIREINGTSYYNDSKGTNIGALQKSLEGLNAPVILIAGGKDKGGDYRVLNDLIKNKVRHLILLGEAKNKIRDAFKGLTDIATVESLKEAVDIASNKAEKGDVVLLSPACSSFDMFKDYKERGDVFRRLVEML; from the coding sequence ATGATAATGCAAACAACAATCAGCAAAGAGAGACCACCACTTGATTTAAGAGACAGGAATGTCCTTGTAGTGGGTCTTGCGCGGACAGGGGTTTCTACCGCCAGATTTTTGAAGGAGAAAGGCGCTATTGTTGCGGCTACGGATATTTTACCGGCATCTCAGATTAAAGACATTGATGACCTGTGCAGTAACGGCATAGAAGTAGAAACAGGGGGACACAGTATTAAACGTTTTTTAAATGCTCATCTCATTATTTTAAGCCCCGGTGTTTTCCCTGATATAGAGCCTCTTAAAGAGGCAAGAAAAAAGGGTGTGGAAATCATAAGCGAAGTGGAGCTTGCATTCAATTTTATAAAAGAGCCTATAGTGGCTATAGCTGGAACCAATGGAAAAACAACCACAACAACACTGATTGGCAAGATACTGGAATCAGGCGGCAATAAGGTTTTTGTCGGCGGGAATATAGGGCTTCCGTTGATTGAGTATGTTGCATCAAATCAATCTGCAGATTATATTGTTGTTGAGGTGAGCAGCTTTCAGCTTGAAGGTACCAGGAAATTCAGACCCCATATAGCCGTTCTCTTAAATATTACTGAAGACCATCTGGATAGATATGCGAGCTTTGACGAGTATGCTGCCGCAAAGTTCAGGCTCTTTGAGAATATGGAGGAAGGAGATGTTGCTATTGTAAATTTTGATGATACCACTATCAACTCAAAACTCAAAACTCAAAACTCAAAACCTAAAGTAATACCTTTTAGCAGCAGTAAAATTTTGAAGGAGGGGGTTTGTTACAATAATAACAGCATTAACTATTCTGTTGGAGGAGTAAAAGAATCCTATCCCACAGCAAATTTCAAACTTAAGGGTATCCACAATATAGAAAACATAATGGCTTCCATTGCCGCTGCAAAGGCCTGCGGTGTTTCGAGGGATGCAATATTAAAGACCATTGAAGAATTTAAAGGGCTTCCCCATAGGATGGAGCTTATAAGGGAGATAAATGGAACGAGCTATTATAATGATTCCAAAGGCACAAATATAGGCGCGCTTCAAAAATCACTTGAAGGGCTTAATGCGCCTGTTATCCTTATTGCCGGCGGCAAGGACAAGGGCGGCGATTACAGGGTTTTAAATGATTTGATAAAAAATAAGGTGCGGCATCTGATACTTCTGGGCGAGGCAAAAAACAAGATAAGGGATGCCTTTAAAGGATTAACAGATATTGCAACAGTTGAGTCCTTGAAAGAAGCTGTGGATATTGCCAGCAATAAGGCTGAAAAAGGAGATGTGGTGTTATTGTCACCTGCATGCTCCAGCTTTGATATGTTCAAAGATTATAAGGAACGGGGCGATGTATTCAGAAGATTGGTGGAGATGTTATGA
- the ftsW gene encoding putative lipid II flippase FtsW, giving the protein MIKVREIDKSLILAMMALVAIGFTMVYSTTYIMAMKRYGSEYFFVKKHLIFSVLGSLLFFVAANIEYHLYRRRAYLIFFASLISLILLTFIPSLGNEMGGAKRWIRLGPLTFQPSEPAKLALIIYLSYYLAAKKDKIKTFSLGIVPPMIMSGLIILFILKEPDFGTALSLGVITIIMMFIAGVRLRYLFSILLLSMPFIYLMVTKVDYRMKRVLVFLDPWRDSGGAGFQLVQSFIAFGAGGIWGVGLGEGKQKLFYLPEAHTDFILSVVGEELGLIGVSALIMLYLIVLISGIRISLKAKDLFGKYLAVGITLLIVLHAAVNMAVVLALLPTKGLTLPFISYGGTSLVVNMIGMGILLNIYKTGVRE; this is encoded by the coding sequence ATGATTAAAGTTAGAGAAATAGATAAATCCCTTATCCTTGCTATGATGGCCCTTGTGGCAATAGGCTTTACTATGGTCTATTCCACCACCTACATAATGGCTATGAAACGGTATGGCAGTGAATATTTCTTTGTAAAAAAACATCTCATATTCAGCGTCTTAGGTTCTCTGTTGTTTTTTGTTGCCGCGAATATAGAGTATCATTTGTATAGAAGGCGGGCATACTTAATATTTTTTGCAAGCCTTATCTCGCTCATTCTTCTCACATTCATCCCAAGCCTTGGAAATGAGATGGGAGGCGCAAAAAGATGGATAAGGCTCGGCCCTTTGACTTTTCAGCCCTCTGAGCCTGCCAAACTGGCCCTTATTATATACCTGTCATATTATCTTGCGGCAAAAAAGGATAAGATAAAAACCTTTTCCCTTGGCATTGTCCCGCCGATGATAATGAGCGGGCTTATTATACTTTTCATCTTAAAAGAGCCGGATTTCGGAACAGCTTTATCTCTTGGCGTAATTACAATTATCATGATGTTCATTGCAGGTGTAAGATTAAGATACCTTTTTTCCATACTTCTTCTTTCAATGCCATTTATTTATCTTATGGTTACGAAAGTCGACTATAGAATGAAACGGGTGCTTGTGTTTTTAGATCCATGGAGGGATTCAGGAGGCGCAGGGTTCCAGCTTGTGCAGTCGTTTATTGCCTTTGGCGCAGGCGGCATCTGGGGTGTCGGCCTTGGCGAGGGGAAGCAGAAACTGTTTTATCTGCCGGAGGCCCATACCGACTTTATCCTTTCTGTGGTAGGAGAAGAGCTTGGGCTTATAGGGGTTTCTGCGCTCATCATGCTTTATCTGATTGTACTTATCTCAGGCATAAGGATTAGCTTAAAGGCAAAAGACCTTTTTGGCAAATACCTTGCCGTAGGCATTACCCTCTTAATTGTGCTTCATGCAGCAGTAAATATGGCTGTGGTACTGGCCCTTTTGCCTACAAAAGGACTTACCCTTCCGTTTATAAGCTATGGCGGAACATCCCTTGTGGTAAATATGATAGGGATGGGGATACTGTTGAATATATATAAAACAGGAGTCAGGGAGTGA
- the murG gene encoding undecaprenyldiphospho-muramoylpentapeptide beta-N-acetylglucosaminyltransferase, producing MPFTDFRLRIVLTGGGTGGHLFPALALAEEFKARDKDCEILFIGSAAGIEKDVVPKYGYALEFVDVEGLKGKGIYNKVSAGLKAAKAVFAAKKILKPFRPDGVIGTGGYSSGPVVLAARLLGIKTAILEQNTMPGLTNRLLGRFVDRIYVAFEQTKKKIPGGRVILAGNPVRKEILEIANCKHVPASIKQGLQIANCKFTILIFGGSQGAKAINTAFLDALEYLADIRDSIRIIHQTGDADYITVKETYERKGIKADVYRFIDDMAHAYSQADMVICRAGATSIAEITALGIASILIPYPFAANNHQEINARCLADKGAAIMMRQGEIIGDAMAVLIERFYKNPDELKKIRENAKALGRPNAAKEIVDNILQMLN from the coding sequence ATGCCTTTCACGGATTTTAGGTTGAGAATTGTATTAACAGGAGGAGGCACCGGCGGGCATCTGTTTCCTGCCCTTGCGCTGGCAGAAGAATTTAAGGCAAGGGATAAAGATTGCGAGATCCTATTTATAGGAAGCGCTGCGGGCATAGAAAAGGATGTTGTTCCAAAATATGGTTATGCTTTAGAATTTGTGGATGTAGAAGGCCTTAAAGGAAAAGGGATATATAATAAAGTATCGGCAGGCTTAAAGGCAGCAAAGGCAGTTTTTGCCGCAAAGAAGATTCTTAAGCCATTCAGACCGGATGGTGTCATAGGTACGGGTGGTTATTCTTCTGGTCCGGTTGTTTTGGCAGCAAGGCTTTTGGGGATAAAGACAGCTATCCTTGAACAGAATACGATGCCAGGTTTAACCAATAGGCTTCTGGGAAGGTTTGTAGACAGGATATATGTGGCATTTGAACAAACCAAAAAAAAAATTCCAGGCGGGAGGGTAATCCTGGCAGGAAATCCGGTGAGAAAGGAGATTCTGGAAATTGCAAATTGCAAACATGTCCCTGCAAGTATTAAGCAGGGATTGCAAATTGCAAATTGCAAATTCACAATTCTCATCTTCGGCGGAAGCCAGGGGGCAAAGGCAATAAATACGGCATTTTTAGATGCGCTGGAATATCTCGCTGATATAAGAGACAGCATCAGGATTATTCATCAGACAGGGGATGCGGATTACATAACAGTAAAAGAGACTTACGAAAGAAAAGGGATTAAGGCCGATGTCTATAGGTTTATAGATGATATGGCTCATGCATACTCTCAGGCAGACATGGTGATATGCAGGGCAGGGGCTACATCCATTGCCGAGATAACCGCTCTGGGGATTGCCTCTATACTCATACCATATCCATTTGCAGCTAATAACCATCAGGAAATAAATGCAAGATGTTTAGCTGATAAAGGGGCTGCAATCATGATGAGGCAAGGCGAGATTATAGGAGATGCGATGGCGGTTCTTATTGAGAGATTTTATAAAAACCCTGATGAATTAAAAAAGATAAGAGAAAATGCAAAAGCTCTGGGAAGGCCGAATGCGGCAAAGGAGATAGTGGACAACATTCTACAAATGTTGAATTGA
- the murC gene encoding UDP-N-acetylmuramate--L-alanine ligase: MYKGRIKHIHFIGIGGSGMSGIAEVLLNLGYNITGSDMKASDITRRLEGLGAKIFIGHRPEFINGSDVVVYSSAVKKDNPEIVSARGKLIPVIPRAEMLAELMRMKYGIAIAGTHGKTTTTSMIATILGSHGMDPTVVIGGKLNSIGSNARLGKGEFLVAEADESDGSFLKLSPTIAVVTNIDREHMDHYRDMDEVRGAYLAFINKIPFYGCAVLCMDHPNIQGLIPKVTRRHTTYGLTAQADFSARDMEIKGVKTSFDVWQRGRKLGRVSVKIPGEHNVYNSLAALTVAMELDMSFEEARDSLSNFSGVERRFQIKGEYNGITFVDDYGHHPVEIKATLKAAKAGWDNRVVAVFQPHRYSRTKDLFQEFLSAFNDADTLVLTDIYPAGEGKIEGISSEALYNSIKAYGHRDVVYIPDKKDIPDYLNKITKPGDIVITLGAGNIWQVSEEMVKTVGSKQSAVSSANSKAGGGM; encoded by the coding sequence ATGTATAAGGGTCGTATAAAACATATCCATTTTATAGGTATCGGCGGCAGCGGTATGAGCGGCATCGCAGAGGTGCTTTTAAACCTCGGGTATAATATTACAGGCTCTGACATGAAAGCATCGGATATTACGCGGAGATTGGAAGGCCTTGGAGCTAAAATATTTATCGGCCACAGGCCTGAATTTATAAATGGCTCAGATGTGGTTGTCTATTCGTCCGCTGTTAAAAAAGATAATCCTGAGATTGTATCGGCAAGGGGAAAACTGATACCTGTTATCCCGAGGGCAGAGATGCTGGCAGAGCTTATGAGGATGAAATACGGCATAGCAATAGCAGGCACTCACGGAAAGACAACAACTACTTCCATGATTGCGACAATCCTCGGCTCACACGGTATGGATCCAACCGTTGTTATAGGCGGCAAGCTCAACAGTATTGGAAGCAATGCCAGACTTGGGAAAGGTGAATTCCTTGTAGCAGAGGCGGATGAGAGCGACGGCAGTTTTTTAAAGCTTTCACCGACAATTGCAGTGGTTACAAATATTGACAGAGAGCATATGGACCATTACAGGGATATGGATGAGGTAAGAGGCGCCTACCTTGCCTTTATAAATAAGATTCCATTTTATGGGTGCGCGGTTCTCTGCATGGATCACCCTAATATCCAGGGGCTTATCCCAAAGGTTACGAGAAGACATACAACATATGGTTTAACTGCCCAGGCGGATTTCAGCGCCAGAGACATGGAGATAAAAGGAGTTAAAACCTCATTTGATGTCTGGCAGAGGGGCAGAAAATTGGGAAGGGTTAGTGTGAAGATTCCAGGAGAACACAATGTTTATAATTCATTGGCTGCCCTAACAGTGGCAATGGAGCTTGACATGAGTTTTGAAGAGGCAAGAGATTCCCTTTCAAATTTCAGTGGTGTGGAGAGGAGATTTCAGATTAAAGGCGAATATAACGGCATTACATTCGTTGATGACTACGGCCATCATCCTGTTGAAATAAAGGCAACACTTAAGGCTGCAAAGGCCGGCTGGGACAACAGGGTGGTGGCAGTCTTTCAGCCTCATCGTTATTCAAGGACAAAAGACCTTTTCCAGGAATTTTTATCCGCATTCAATGATGCGGACACCCTGGTGCTCACTGACATATATCCGGCAGGCGAGGGAAAAATAGAGGGGATTTCTTCAGAGGCGCTTTATAACAGCATAAAGGCATACGGCCATAGAGATGTAGTTTATATACCGGATAAAAAAGATATACCGGATTATTTAAATAAAATTACAAAGCCGGGGGATATAGTTATAACGTTAGGGGCAGGCAATATATGGCAGGTATCTGAGGAGATGGTAAAGACAGTAGGCAGTAAGCAGTCAGCAGTAAGCAGCGCAAACTCAAAAGCAGGAGGTGGAATGTAA